A single window of Nicotiana sylvestris chromosome 3, ASM39365v2, whole genome shotgun sequence DNA harbors:
- the LOC104238431 gene encoding uncharacterized protein: protein MKINLQKLPLAIKPFILSLFLSLSFLAFLSLQTPRHSLQKPTTANLPPDLRIRPGYSSYDAYIERQLNKTLNPKLRQIWTTRDWDRKVRVFSEFFENLKLRGFLSNNSKALCVGARVGQEVAALKRVGVNDSVGIDLVPYHPLVIKGDFHHQPFDDGTFDLEFSNVFDHALYPWKFVGEIERTLKPGGICVLHVALSRRADKYSANDLYSVEPLKELYKRSELVEVRRIDGFGLDTEVVFRKKKK, encoded by the coding sequence ATGAAGATAAATCTTCAGAAACTGCCTCTAGCCATCAAGCCTTTCATCCTttccctctttctctctctctccttcTTAGCCTTCCTTTCTTTACAAACTCCACGTCACTCTCTCCAAAAACCCACCACCGCTAACCTCCCACCGGATCTCCGAATCCGACCCGGTTATTCTTCCTACGATGCATACATCGAGCGCCAGCTCAACAAGACCCTCAACCCCAAACTCCGACAAATCTGGACAACTCGGGATTGGGATCGCAAAGTCCGCGTCTTCTCCGAATTCTTCGAAAATTTAAAGCTTCGTGGTTTCTTATCTAATAATTCAAAAGCTCTTTGTGTTGGTGCACGGGTCGGGCAGGAAGTGGCGGCACTAAAACGGGTCGGAGTTAACGATTCAGTTGGCATTGATCTGGTACCTTATCATCCGTTAGTGATTAAAGGTGACTTTCATCATCAGCCGTTCGATGATGGGACTTTTGATTTAGAGTTTTCGAATGTGTTTGATCATGCGCTTTATCCATGGAAGTTCGTCGGCGAGATCGAACGGACGTTAAAGCCCGGCGGGATTTGCGTGTTACACGTGGCGTTATCTAGACGGGCTGATAAGTATTCGGCTAATGATTTGTACAGTGTGGAGCCACTTAAGGAATTGTACAAGAGGTCTGAGCTGGTTGAGGTAAGGCGCATTGATGGATTCGGGTTGGATACTGAGGTGGTTTTTAGGAAGAAGAAAAAGTAG